aagATCAGGAGCATTGGTTGcatatagaattttatttagggtctgtttggttgctgagaaatttTGGGAAAGAACATATTGAGTCGAGATTTTCTACAAGTTTGATATGAGAAAATAGAGAATAGAGAACAATCAAAGGCTCAAAACCCCACAACTGTGTAAAAAATTGCTAGGAGAGCGATTCATCCTCTGGATTTCTCAGTGTGTGCAGTATAGTCTTTTAGAAAGATCAGGCATTTTTGCAGCAGCGAGTATTCTGGGAGATTGGAGAATGTAGCATCACCAATTGAATCTGGGTGTGACATTTTCTTGTAAATTGGCAGTTCTTGGTCTCTGTTTGATTAATACAGTTGGTTTGTGTTTCACAGTTGGGAAAGAAGAGCAACCATTGCCATTTCTACTATACCTACAAGGGGGACCTGGTTTTGAATCACCACGACCAACAGAAGGCAGTGGGTGGATAAGTAAAGCATGTGAAGAATATCGTGTTGTGTTGTTGGATCAGGCATGgtttaattcttattttcttgGGACAGGctttgtttgaaatttgataattaCTGATGTGTTTTTCTTGCAGCGAGGAACAGGTTTATCAACTCCATTGACAGCATCATCGATGATGCAAATGAAGTCTCCAGAGGATTTGACAAACTACTTAAAACATTTTCGAGCAGATAATATTGTGAATGATGCCGAATTTATTCGAGTACACCTTGTTCCTGATGCTGGACCTTGGACAATTTTGGGGCAGGTATAACATTGCTATTGTGATTGGGATGTGTTTATGTGCATGCTTTTTGGAGTATAGAGTTTTGGAGTTCTGTACGATGAAACCAATTTTAGATTGCAAAGTGACTTCTATTCCTTTTTCCTTCATGAGAATGCCTCTCAACTAATTCCCGCATTATAATTTGCTTGTGGTACATTGCATTAAAGCTTTGGAATTATATGACTCATAAAATTTACCAAAAgcttgttcttttttattttgcagAGCTTTGGTGGTTTTTGTGCGGTTACCTATTTGAGTTTTGCACCAAAAGGATTGAAACAAGTCCTTCTAACCGGGGGAATTCCTCCAATTGGAAGTGGCTGCACTGCTGATACTGTCTATAGTGTATGCTTTGAACAGATCTTTCGTCAGAATGAAAAGTATTACAAGAGATTTCCTCAGGATATTGAAATTGTTCGTGAAGTTGTTACCCACTTGGCAGAGCATGAAGGAGGCGGGGTGAGGGAATTTAGGCGGttctgattttcttttctttttctttttcttttttcccaattcataaaaaatagacTAACCCTCACAATTTTTTCCCTTGTTACAAGGTGCCTCTTCCATCTGGGGGCATATTAACCCCAAGGGGTCTGCAGCTTCTTGGTCTTTCTTGTTTAGGCTCTAGTACCGGTTTTGAGCGATTGCACTATATGTAAGGAATTATTTGTATACCAATTTGTTTCTTAAGTACTTGATTCTTCAAGTTGAGCTTGTTTATACTATCTAAACATAGGCTTGAGAGGGTCTGGGATCCTATAATCATCCCAGGAGCACAAAAACAGATCAGTTACTACTTCTTGACTGCTGTAAGAGTTTCTGCTTTCTTTGACCATataatttgagtttttaaatcTCATTATCAACATCAACTTCAAATCCTTTCATCTATGCAGTATGAGAGGTCTTTGGATTTTGATACAAATCCACTCTTCGCTCTTCTGCATGAGTCTATATACTGTCAGGTAAAAAATTCTACTTTACCAAAAACCTTGCTAGATAAATTTTGTTGCATACTTTTGTTTatatgcacacacacacacacacacactcacacatatatatatatatatatatatatgtgcatATATGTGTAATAATTTTCTTGGAACTTCCTAATCTTTTAATTGCTTTCAACTTAAAGGGTGCTTCCTCACGCTGGTCTGCGCATAGAATCAGGGCTAAAGATGAGGGGAAGTTTGATGCAATGAAGGCAGCAAAAGAAGGTCGTCCTGTGCTGTTCACAGGAGAGGTATACAAAAGTAGTCCATTATgcttaaaaataagaaagaaccATGACTCTATCCTCCCATTCTTGTAGCTTGTTTTACAAATATGCATTAGTCATATTTTAATGGTATGGATATTGTTTTGCTAGGTGACTTCATACATCTTGTCACTCTATTACATTCATTTCTTGAAAAATGGATGCTAATTTCTAAATTGGATTTTTCAAAaggtataaaattttatatgcaCACACAATATGCATGACAGCTTTCTATTCtctcaaaagaaatatttggtttCTCTCATTGTGCATACTGATTTTACCCAAGGGCATAACCTAAGAACTGctaaagattaattttttttacacatGTTTATAAAGTTTTGTCAAGCCAGTTATTTGTCTTGGTGTCGTTCAATGCATCGCATAGGATCATCAGTCTCAGTTTGCTTCTACAGATGATATTCCCATGGATGTTTGAGGAAATTCATGCCTTGAGGCCCTTCAAAGATGCAGCTAATCTGTTGGCTGAGAAGGAGGATTGGCCTCCACTGTATGACATTGACTCCTTGAATAATAACAAGGTGAGTGACTCTATGTTAGATTGAACTTCTTGAACTTCAATAATAACATGGACAACTTAATCAACTTGAAGTTGCCAAGTCACCTTTCCTAAACTTCACAATACTTTTTGGGAGTTCAAGTGCTTGATGTCTTGGTCAAATGAGACCATCCtatatttataggcaccaaagCAGCTGTCTAAAACCCTTGAATGTTTCCTACAAATCTAGATCTATATAGAATTTGGTTATCCATTTTTTATAGGTGCCAAGGCAACTCTCTAAAACCTTTGAATGTTTCCTACAAATCTAGATTTCTGTAAGTTTAACTCCACTATCTCCCATTCATTTGTACAAGAGTTTTCAACAACCCTCTAGAATGTTCTACATAACCCCACTATCTCTCATTCATTCTTGGAGACATCCATGGGAGACATGTGGATCTCTCCAAGTGCTTCCAAGCTGCTTGCTCCTAGGGATTATTTGACATGTTTGTTCTTGGTTCCAAACCGGAGGGGTAGTTTGAGAAATGTGGCCCAGCATGAGCTTACTGGACAATCCTTTTTGTGTCTATTGGTTTATTTACTTTCAATCATGGCAGGTACCTGTTGCTGCTGCAGTTTATTATGAAGATATGTATGTTAACTTCAAACTGGTTATGGAAACAGCTTCTCAGATAGCAGGCATTAGATTGTGGATAACTAATGAATTCATGCATTCCGGTCTGCGTGATGGAGGCAGTCAGGTTTTCGACCATTTGATGGGAATGTTAAGTGGAAAGAAGCCTCTGTTTTGATCTCCATTGCATTTGTTTCTGTTTTTCTGAGCTTTAGCCCACCCCACACAACACAACTTCCCTTCCCTAGTAATAAGGCAACAGTAATTCAACTTATCTTGGGGTTCAGACTTCCAATTGAGGTTTATATATCATGAAGaactttttgttaaataatgCATCTGTAACTTTATTCTTTGATGGGATCAATCTGAAATATTGAATTAGAAATTCTGTACTCTGAAGGATTGAATCTTCCTGTCTGTATGCCCTTCTGAAAAATGAAGAACAGGAAGAAGTTTTGTGGAAAATAGAGTCTGCCACAGACtcaaaaaggccaaaaaatGCTAATAAAATTTTGCCCAATATCAATAGACTGCCTCCATagatatattgttaaaaatgattttgttttgaattaaattttatattttatgtttgaaaaccATAAGTACTTTCTTTTAGTTATACTTGTTCTtagaaagtattaaagaaagaaaattgatgtttagaaaaattattttctcatattaatttcaattatagaagaaaataaagaaaatgatatatataaaattagttaaaaatatatgtttttcaaattatttaagctttgtaaaaatgaagaaaataaaataaaaataaaaatagtttaaaatatatgctttttaaattatttaatctttgtataaaagagttaaaatacatgaattatcttttaaagtatagtataaaaataatttattaatttttaatctatttcttattttttatttatctattttttttcttcaaaatttatgaGAACCAAATGTACCATTAAAGTTTTCATAGGAGAAAAAGACAGGAAACAACAAAATAAGAagagatcctaattaattttgcatcAACATTCTCCAATACCTTCATTCAACATGTGCAAGATACacaataatatcaaatatataaatatatagaagtAGTTGTCACATGTTGGGTACAAGTAAATACACATACATATATTGACATTGGCGCATTACTTCTATGTAATAGTAATTAATCAACCATAGAAAttccaagaaagaaaatgattctGCATCTTCTCTTCTTCAAAAGGAAAGGGGCAGGGCTTAGAATCTAGAGAGGAACTGTATTTGCTTCAGGAGAGGACTTAGGGTTTCCATCAGCTTCTCACAGGGATGGTTGTGGATGCCTTCATATGTTGTCACCACAACGCTTGTATCCTTTGAGAGCCTCTGTACCTGTTTCTTCACATCGCATGTGTGATGTGTACAGCGATAGTAgctcctaaaaaataaaaagtaagaaaaaattgtgaactTTTGAGTTGATATTTTAGAGTTTCGAACAAAGGAATCGAATAATAATCCGTGTTGGTAAATTATGTTTGTATCGTATCAAAGTCTAAGCATTCTAGTAAATAAGTTAACCTAAAtacaataagaataataatcGAGTTAAACCTAAATATTGCTTAATAATTAAACATGTAACtcatttaatctatttaataataagATCCTCATATTTAGTAATTAGATTAAGTTAAGTTCTGTATAAGTCTATATGATTAATGTCTCGATTAGATTTGAAACCGAGTCATATAGTTTAACGTTATAATTGGGTTAGttagtattattattacatGGGTTAATTCGGATCACGTACGTGTTATGGAGGTTAATCCAAAAACTACctaatatttattaaacaagATTTGCAGGTGGACACGAATTTGAACCACTCTATCCAAACCCGTGAAAAACATATTGGATTGAAGTTGTGATATAAATTGTATTACTGTAATATGGgggcaataaaaaaataataccatGCAGAGGAGAAggaaatgagaataaatatcaGTATCAAACCTGGGATAGATGCTGTTCTTCACAGCTTTCTGCCCATACTTCCTCCAGCGATATCCATCATCAAGAATATCATCCACGCTCCTCGTCTGAAAGGCGAACCGCGGTCGGGTTGCTTTTCTCGTcgtcctaacacccttcctcctATCCTTGATGCTGCCCTTTTCTTCCTCGGCCATTACAGAAGAGGTGCCTTCAGCTCTTGGGTAAAGGTCGCTGAGCCCGGTTTGGGCGGAGAGAAGGGTAGCCCAGTCAATATCTCCAAGGATTTGTGCTTGTAGTGGCGGCAGTGGtggtagtggtggtggtgggagtTGAAGATGTGGGTGCATTGAGGAGGATGGCAATGAGGGTGTGAAGAGGAAAGAAGAGGCTTGAGATGGCAGTGGCAATAGtggtagtggtggtggtggcgggGCTTGTTCTCCATCTCCATCCATGCGGGGCTCCACTGAGTATTGAGAGAGGAACTCAGAATGTTAATGAATGGATCTTTATAAAGAGCAGAAAAGGTTGGTGGAAGGTGAGAGGAGGTTGGACATTACCCAAAAGACTGATCGAGAGAGAAATGGTCTTACTATTGAAATAAAAAGGAGGGCTAGTCTTTTGAGTATCCCAGCATTGCAACCAAAGCTCAAAGGGCCAACTACATCCAACAACTTCTGTTCAACTGCCCCGTGTTGTGAGTGAGTCGCCAAAGGAAACGTGCGCAACTCACATGTATCGTTATCACCAATGCATGATACTTTCTCTACACAATTCGGAACCCACCTCTATTTCCATTTGGTTGGACGCTTGTTCAAGATGTTGTACTTTCTTTGATGAGATACTGTTAACCAACCCCATACAACGTCACAAGCACGAGGTTTTGACCACATCTCTTCTCTAAACACTCAAACCATTTTAATCCTTCGCCTTTTCTTCTATCAATAAACATCTtcaccaaaaaaagaaagaacgaATTCAGGGAATCATCCCTATTGAACTTGCAATCTTGATCATTAAAAACGTATGGTAAAATTTGAACCGTTGGATGAAAGTGCAAATATATAACAACACAGACAAATAAAATAGGACTAAAATACGAAAAATGAGACCAAATTGACATGTTGTGAGTTATCTTGGTTTTCAACAGGTACCGATTCAATAGACCCTAAAAGAAGACATGACCATCATCTCGAAGAAGGGTTTAGGCCATTTAGTTAAAAAGaacaatattttccattttgggATCATTCCCTCAGCCTATTACAAAGTGAGTGAATGGTTCCACCAAAAAGCTTTGTCCCAATAGCCTGTCTTGCAAGTAATTGTAAAATGTGAATGGTTCCACCAAAAAGCTTTGTCCCAATAGCCTGTCTTGTAAGCATTTGTAAAATCAGCGACATATATTCCATGTATCTATCAGAAAAAGGCTATTCCATGAGAatctattgatgaaaataacGTAGCATCAGACAGGCATATAAGCAAAAGAAAGGAATTATTATCCCCTCAAAAGGATTCAGAGGGTCACTTCGCCTGAGGCCATGGGCTTGGCCTCATCTGAAAGTACTTTCACTATGAATGAGGAATCTTATGAACATTCCCTTATTGCAGGAGGGGGAAAAAGGGGAAACTTAAAAGATAACAAAAGAATTTCTTGACAGAATAATCCAAAACTGGAACCGCTGAATCTCTTTCCAGCTGAGCAAACTTCAAGTTGGCATGCTGCAGTCTGATTGGCTAGGGTCGCCTTAAAATCTTTCATTTAGACAGTTGATATATATATCCGTCCACTGATACATATTAGTCATAAAAATGATCTAAAGAAGTCAGTCGCTTGGATTTGCAAGAGGATGATAACATCAGCCGATGATCATCTTGTTAAGAAATTCAGCTTGCTCTGGAAAATATTCCACCAGTTCATCCTTGGTCACCCAAACATGATCCTTGCACTTCCCGACATTATACTTGTTGGTTGCAATTACTTGAGACTTAAAGAAGAATCGCTGGCGAAAGGAAAAGAATCAAAGAAGGGAGTTAAAAATTTCAGATACAAGTTTCACCAATATTCAACATATCGATAAGAAGTtgatatttatgaaaatgtCTGTCAAAACTAGTCAAATAGATAAAACAAGTATCAGCTAAGGCCAGTGAAAGATGTAGGTTATTGCCCAAAGAAATATACCTTGAAAGACGGAAGGTCAGGCACATTTTCTGTTGGCTGTATAACCATATGGGCAAAAGGAGCATTTCCAACAAAATATGTGTGGGAAAGGTCTCCAATGACCGATTCTAAAGCAGATTCTGCACACTGCAAACATTTGAAACCCAGAAGTTACAGgaataaggaaaaagaagaacGAGACTATACAACAAACAAGCATATAGCAACAATCAGGAAGGTTATCACCTTGCGCAATGTCTCTTCAGATCCATAAACTTTTTCTGGAAAATGCCAGACAGGTTTCCCATCTGGAGCTCCATATGTGGTACCGAAGAGAAGAAGATAGAGTCTTCTATCAAGTGCTCTTTGTAGCGACCTAGAAGaaacaaatgcaaaaattttttGACAATTATTCTGGGAATAATAATACTAGTAATTTCTATCAGTTCCACAATAATCCCCcctataatataaaaacatagaCTGGCACATATTACAATTAAATGGGAAGATAGGGCACACACACATacagaaaaaagaaagtcaCTCCTTTCATAAGTGTTAGTGGTCTTAAATTTTAAGTtctgagaaaaaaataaaaataaaagaaaaaaagaagaagagagagaaaacaatGAGGGGCACACTCTCCAAACTCCATCCCACTGATATTCCCCTCCCCCACTCCCCCTTGAATTAATCACTGACAACCTCTATCCTGGAAAACCAATAACAAAATGCTAGaactaaagaaataaatttatcattaaagcaaaattaaaatgaaaattacataTGAATAGCCATAATTTAAGTAGTTAGGAGTGAATTAAATCACCACCAACTTCCTACAAATTATAAGGTCTTAATATTTAAGAACAGGATCCAAGGCCTGAATTGTTGTTGCAATAATTAAAGAATGAGTCCAGAGTTCAGATTTAGCACAGAATGCCCTTAAAAAAGGCCCAAAGATGGAGTTTGAAGGATAACATTACTACATGAATGTCAGAAATTTAATTTGTACCTTCTATCATTGTTTTCGTCCGCTTCAGTGACTCGAGGAGCTGGCACATAATCAATTTGGTAGTCACCTTTTCCCCTGATTACAAATGCAGGTGTTATACAAGACCAGCTGAGGATAGTAAGAAATTCCATATGCATCGTAACCAGGTTAATCTCTATGTATGTGCTTGAGCATGTGCATGTGTGTGATAGCTCTTGCATATATAACAGAAGAAATTATGAATGCAATTCAACAATCCAGGCCATTAAGTCATAAAGTTACATTCATAAAGTTATACTTATGTTATGAAGCAAGGCATGGCATGTTCTAGATTGGAAGACATGCATTAAAAATGATCTGAATGTTTCCTACAACCAAATACTAATCTATTATACAGAAGTAAACACATGCAATGTGCCAGGAAAGTTGACCTTTAGGATTTCTTAGCCATACATTCCTACCTTTCTTTTACTGCACAATATGGAAATAGACTTGAAAAAGGAAGCCTATGATTCTACAAGAACCAAATAACCCAATGTGATAATTTGGCGCTGTTTGGGATAGCTTCTCAAACACTAAAAGCAATGTTGGAATGTAAAATGCAACTTTTAAGAGTATTCTGATAGAACTCTCAACCATGGGTCCATACTTCCCAACTTAATTCATCCACATTTTGGCGAAGCAGGGAAGCACATGTTCTTCCTCAAAAAAACCGATGCTagaaccaaaattttatttaattaattttttctaaaaatatcataattatctttatctttaataataacatttttaaaatgcaCTTCCTaaacataaaattcaattgCATTGCAGTAAACACAGAAGTTAAACATTATTTGAAACCAGCTTTTATTTTAgtaactaaaaacaaattctcCATTTAAAACATCCTTTCTTAAGTAGTTAAAACTGAAGAAGAGAATAAAGCAAGAAACCTTAAGAATCAAATGTAAACACTGGATTTAACTCACTGCCAATGACTCCATATTGCCCCCCCCCAACATACCCATCAACACACCATATTCACAAATTTGTAATGAGGATATGCATTTTATTCATCAAGGCATGCATAAGGAGATTAGAATTtgcatgaaaataattaagagaGATGAACCTTCTAATCACACTATGTGTGCACCCAAATAGACATTGAAttgcatatttattattttctatgagGTTCCCTGGCTTACATTGTTCATTTCTCTCTTTTATCAGCAATAAATCCCCAATTACATACTCTCCAGTAACCAAAATGCTAATTTCACAAGATCCATTATCCATAAATACGGAATCAGATAGAAGATATTCACCAAGACCAAAAGAAATTGATGGTTTCCTCAATAGCATCAGATGAGCAAATCAATCAATGCAACAAAATTTACCTCTCTTCGGATCTTTTAAAGATCTCATCTGGATATTTTCTGCGATATTGCTGTCGCCAACGAAACCTACACAaacgaaaaaataaaaaagagaaagaaaatcgAGTATCAGCTGCCGCAATCAGaaatgtaaattaaataaaatttaattaaaaaaaaactagaagtaCTCCTGTAATCAGTAATCGTAGCCTCATTTATCATACTAAAACCCTACTTTTCCAGAGAATACGGAGGAAAATGGGGAAAGGGAAAATTCTGGAAATTTCGTTTTTGTGCTGTTACGGTTTCCGGTAAGCCTTAAACCCGGCTCGAAGTAGACGGAACTGTTGCATCGTTCTATAAAAacataagattgaaaattttcctttcattgtCCTACATTTTCTAGGGAAAATGAAAACGGAACTCACGAAAATTCCTGGAATGCGTAGACAACGGGATCGATTTTAGGAATAACAACCGGAAGCCTCTCGAAGAGCACTGAAGCGACGATCTTTTCTGAGGTCGATGTACAAAACCCTCGCGCTGGCGGGAGAGATCGAGCCAGTGATGTAAACGTCCTCCGCATTTTGGCTCAGCAAGAGAAAGAGCAAAAGCCCTCCTTAAACCCTAAATCAGAACTCCAGTCTCTCCTGTCTGGGTTTTAATTGCCCAACTAAGAAAAAAGTAAGtaagaatttttaataataattttggattaattttgACATTCCTTA
The sequence above is drawn from the Vitis riparia cultivar Riparia Gloire de Montpellier isolate 1030 chromosome 15, EGFV_Vit.rip_1.0, whole genome shotgun sequence genome and encodes:
- the LOC117931577 gene encoding proline iminopeptidase, whose amino-acid sequence is MCSIHALQSLMKPPLLLRFISSTAHSILLNPIPKPLCFHSSRRLARAVIAMAGANSSAGCSSSDHVAGAWYSVPDLRLRDHYFTVPLDYSLDCSTCPKISIFAREVVSVGKEEQPLPFLLYLQGGPGFESPRPTEGSGWISKACEEYRVVLLDQRGTGLSTPLTASSMMQMKSPEDLTNYLKHFRADNIVNDAEFIRVHLVPDAGPWTILGQSFGGFCAVTYLSFAPKGLKQVLLTGGIPPIGSGCTADTVYSVCFEQIFRQNEKYYKRFPQDIEIVREVVTHLAEHEGGGVPLPSGGILTPRGLQLLGLSCLGSSTGFERLHYMLERVWDPIIIPGAQKQISYYFLTAYERSLDFDTNPLFALLHESIYCQGASSRWSAHRIRAKDEGKFDAMKAAKEGRPVLFTGEMIFPWMFEEIHALRPFKDAANLLAEKEDWPPLYDIDSLNNNKVPVAAAVYYEDMYVNFKLVMETASQIAGIRLWITNEFMHSGLRDGGSQVFDHLMGMLSGKKPLF
- the LOC117931552 gene encoding probable WRKY transcription factor 24 isoform X1: MEPRMDGDGEQAPPPPPLPLLPLPSQASSFLFTPSLPSSSMHPHLQLPPPPLPPLPPLQAQILGDIDWATLLSAQTGLSDLYPRAEGTSSVMAEEEKGSIKDRRKGVRTTRKATRPRFAFQTRSVDDILDDGYRWRKYGQKAVKNSIYPRSYYRCTHHTCDVKKQVQRLSKDTSVVVTTYEGIHNHPCEKLMETLSPLLKQIQFLSRF
- the LOC117931551 gene encoding 39S ribosomal protein L46, mitochondrial; translated protein: MRRTFTSLARSLPPARGFCTSTSEKIVASVLFERLPVVIPKIDPVVYAFQEFSFRWRQQYRRKYPDEIFKRSEERGKGDYQIDYVPAPRVTEADENNDRRSLQRALDRRLYLLLFGTTYGAPDGKPVWHFPEKVYGSEETLRKCAESALESVIGDLSHTYFVGNAPFAHMVIQPTENVPDLPSFKRFFFKSQVIATNKYNVGKCKDHVWVTKDELVEYFPEQAEFLNKMIIG
- the LOC117931552 gene encoding probable WRKY transcription factor 24 isoform X2, producing MDGDGEQAPPPPPLPLLPLPSQASSFLFTPSLPSSSMHPHLQLPPPPLPPLPPLQAQILGDIDWATLLSAQTGLSDLYPRAEGTSSVMAEEEKGSIKDRRKGVRTTRKATRPRFAFQTRSVDDILDDGYRWRKYGQKAVKNSIYPRSYYRCTHHTCDVKKQVQRLSKDTSVVVTTYEGIHNHPCEKLMETLSPLLKQIQFLSRF